In the genome of Actinomycetota bacterium, the window GTACCTGATCCCCGTCGGCTGACTGCGCCGCAGCCACCGGAAGGACGCATCGATGGCGACCGAGGTCACCCACACGCCCGCCGAGCAACACGTCGCGGCGCACCCCACGCCGCGCGACTACGTCAACATCGCGATCGTCCTGGCGATCATCACCGCCGCGGAGGTGATGACCTACTTCTTCCGGTTGCCGGGCTGGGCGCTGTGGGGAGGACTGACCGGCATGGCGATCGCGAAGTTCACGTTGGTGGTCGGCTTCTACATGCACCTGAGGTACGACAGCCGGATGTTCCGCCGGGTGTTCCTGTTCGGGCTGATCCTCGCCACGACGGTGTTCCTCCTGGTGCTGGGTGTCTTCGCCGTCGGTCCGGAAGGTGGAGGTGCCGGGAACTGATGGTCGAGTCGCCGTGGACCTTCCATCTGCACCCCGAGGTGGTCGCGGTGGTGGTCGCCGCTCTGGTCGCCTACGGCTACGCCGTCCGCCGCTGGGGCCGGCTGTTCCACCCGTCGCCGGCCGAGCAGCCGGCCACACCCCGCCAGAAGGTCGCGTTCGTCCTCGGGGTCGTGTCGTTGTGGGTGGCGCTGGGTTGGCCCGTCCACGACCTCGGGGAGCGCTACCTGTACGCGGCGCACATGGTGCAGCACCTGATCCTCGGCTTCGTCGTCCCGCCGCTGATCCTGCTCGGGACGCCGCGGTGGCTGGGGGAGCTGGTCCTCGGCCGTGGTGCGGTGGGCCGCACCTACCGCAGCCTCACCCGGCCGCTGATCGCCGCGGTCGCGTTCAACGTCGCATTGGCGTTCATCCACTGGCCGGCGGTGGTGGACATCATGGTGGCGTCCGAGCCGGCGCACGCCGCGATCCACTGGGCGTTTCTGGCTGCGGCGTTCCTGATGTGGTCGGTGCTGTACAGCCCGCTCCCGGACGTCGCGGGGCGCCTGGGGCCCCCCGGCAAGATGCTGTTCCTGTTCGTCCAGACGATCCTGCCGACGGTCCCGGCGTCGTTCCTGACCTTCGGGGACCGGACCCTGTACCGCTTCTACGAGACGACGCCGCGGCTGTGGCAGCTGACACCACGTGACGACATGCAGCTCGCCGGGCTGATCATGAAGGTCGGCGGCGGCCTGCTGCTGTGGAGCATCCTGACCGTGATGTTCTTCCGGTGGGCCAACGCCGAGGAACGTGCCGACCGTGCACGCCTGCACGCCGGCGACGCCGACCCGCGCCCGTCCAACAGCTGGAGCTGACCAGATGAAGCCCGACGTCCGCGACCGGTTGGTGCTGCCGCTGCTGGTCCCCCTGGGGCTGTTGGCGCTGGTCGCGATCACCGCCGTGCTCTTCGGGATGATCCTGTTCTTCAACCCCGTCGAGGTGTCGCTGACCATCGCGACCGTGGTGGCTGCCGGGATCCTGGCTGCGTTCGGGATCGCCAACGCGCGACGTGAGGAGCTCACCCGCGCCAAGCGCATGGTGATCGTCTTCGCGGGCGTGCTCCCGCTGCTGGTCGGGGGGCTGGTCGCGGTCGGGGCCATCCCGCTCGCTGAGGGTGTGGTGCGGGTCGCTGACCGAGAGTGCCACTTCTGCATCCCCGAGGACGCCGTGGAGGTCGTGGCGGAGGGGATCGAGTTCGAGCAGGACGAGATCACCCTCCCGGCCGACGACGAGGAGGTGGCGATCCTCTTCATCAACAACGACCAGAACATCCCCCACAACGTCTACATCTACCCGATCCACCAGGAGGAGCCGCTGATCGACGAGCCGATATTCGAGGGGGAGACCTTCAACGGCGTCGACCAGCGCGTCTACGAGTTCCCACCGCCCGAGCCCGGCACCTACTACTTCAACTGCAGCGTGCACCCGCAGCAGATGACGGGGACCGTCGTCTTCGAGTAGCGCTCACACCAGCGCGTCGACGGCGGCGACCGTGAACACCAGCGCGAGGTACGCGGTCGAGTAGTGGAACAGGCGCATGGCGTTGGGGATCGATGGGTCACGCCGCAGCCGGTGGGCGAGCACCAGCCAGCCCGCGTCCAGCACCGCGATCCCGCCCAGGTACACCAGGCCGGCTTGCGCGATCGGGTAGTACGCCAGGGTCACCGCCAGCAGCAGGTAGGAGTACAGCAGCACG includes:
- a CDS encoding cupredoxin domain-containing protein, with translation MKPDVRDRLVLPLLVPLGLLALVAITAVLFGMILFFNPVEVSLTIATVVAAGILAAFGIANARREELTRAKRMVIVFAGVLPLLVGGLVAVGAIPLAEGVVRVADRECHFCIPEDAVEVVAEGIEFEQDEITLPADDEEVAILFINNDQNIPHNVYIYPIHQEEPLIDEPIFEGETFNGVDQRVYEFPPPEPGTYYFNCSVHPQQMTGTVVFE
- a CDS encoding cytochrome C oxidase subunit IV family protein, encoding MATEVTHTPAEQHVAAHPTPRDYVNIAIVLAIITAAEVMTYFFRLPGWALWGGLTGMAIAKFTLVVGFYMHLRYDSRMFRRVFLFGLILATTVFLLVLGVFAVGPEGGGAGN
- a CDS encoding cytochrome c oxidase assembly protein, whose amino-acid sequence is MVESPWTFHLHPEVVAVVVAALVAYGYAVRRWGRLFHPSPAEQPATPRQKVAFVLGVVSLWVALGWPVHDLGERYLYAAHMVQHLILGFVVPPLILLGTPRWLGELVLGRGAVGRTYRSLTRPLIAAVAFNVALAFIHWPAVVDIMVASEPAHAAIHWAFLAAAFLMWSVLYSPLPDVAGRLGPPGKMLFLFVQTILPTVPASFLTFGDRTLYRFYETTPRLWQLTPRDDMQLAGLIMKVGGGLLLWSILTVMFFRWANAEERADRARLHAGDADPRPSNSWS